The following is a genomic window from Hymenobacter chitinivorans DSM 11115.
ATGGCCGGGCAGGCTAAAGTGGCCGGTGGGCCGGGGCGCGGCCGTATCGGCCGCCCTGCGCCGGAAGGCGGAGGCAAAGCCGGCCACCGAGTGCAGCAGAAAAGCCAACACCAGCGCCAGCTGAAACAGCCGGTAGGCCAGCCACCGCAGCAGGCAGTGCCCAAGCGGAAATACGACGGGAGCGTGCATAGAATCAGGACGTTTGACCCAGTGCAAAGCTCGGCGCCGGGTGTGAAGTAGGCGTTACGGCCGCGTTATGGCTAGGTCATGCTTTGGGCCGGGGCAGCGCGGTTGGGCTCCTGATTTTTGGGCTGCGTCGTTTCGCGGCCGGAGTTCAGCGAAGGGCCGCTGGGTGGTGTCGCGCACTTGCGTACCTTTGTTGCATGGTGGTCTGCCCACTCCACGCTATTCCCTTTACTTGCTTGATGAAAAAGCTTTTCCTGCTCGTTGCCCTGCTTTCTTCCTTTGCCGCCTCCGCCCAAATGGTGACGCCGGAGCGCAAACGCTATATGCGCCCTAAAAAGGATGAAGAGTGCGCCCTGGTACTGAACGTGACGAAAAACACCGACGAGGACTCCCAGAAGGACGCCTCCGTGACCCGCGTGGCCTACCGCCCCTACGCCGAGCTGGTCACGGCCCTGAACGCCATGCGCGAAATGAACCGCTGGGCCGACAGCACCTACCAGCGTCGCTTCAAGAACCTGCCCCTGGGCGGGGAACTGCAGGTAACCATGTACCGCCGTGGCGCCCAGAATGCCGACCCCTCGGCCCTGGCCCTGAAGGCCACAACCAAGGACGGCAAGGAAGTGCTCAACCAGACCCTGACGGCCGGCACCGGCCGCTTCTGGAACCAGGACCAGTACAAGAGTGAGCGGGTTATTCCATTTGTGAAAATGGAGACGCCCCAGCCCCTGACCCTGATTATTACCGACGCCAAGCTGAAGCAGGACTTCGAATACGTCATCAACGCTCAGTAAATCAATATGTTGTTTATGAACAAAGCCGAGTGAGGTGTCCCCCACTCGGCTTTGCTTTATCCGGCTTTTACAAATGGTAAATGCCGTTCTTGAATTATCTGGGGTTGAGCAACTTACTGCAGCTGCACCCACTGGGCGGCAATCAGGGTTTTGGCGTCTTGCCAGGGCTCGGCCACCAGCTCATCGTAGCTGAGCAGCACCACGTCGATGTTCTCGTGTTCGTCGGCTACGCCCCCTCCGGCGCCGGTTTGCCGGCTCACCTCGGCGTAGTAGAGCCAGAGCTGCTCGGCGCTGCCGCCGGGTGAGGAGTAGAAGTTGCGAATGAAGGTTAGCTGATCGACTTCGTAGCCGAGCTCCTCCTGAATTTCGCGGCGTATGGCCTGCTCGGGGTCCTCTCCCTGCTTGTCGAGCATGCCGGCCGGAATTTCTAGTAGCTCCGATTCGGAACCCACCCGAAACTGCCGCACGAAGACGTAGCGCTGCTTTTGGGTGTCGAAAACCAGGGCGGCTACGGCCGAGCCGGGCTCGAACCGCTCCCGCTTGAGCTGCTCGGGGCCGTCCTGCACCAGCAATTGCGTAAGTTTGTAGAATCCGTCGTGAAGGATTTTACGGTCGGTGATGTTCATAGATAATTCAGGTTAGTGACTTTTCGCCGCCCGGCGCGTACAACCGCCGGCGTGCTGCCTGGCTTATACGCCGGGCGCGGCCCTCAAGCTTCGGCCGGGCCAAAGGTTTCTTTTTCCGCCAAATAATACGCTCACCCGCAGCCCGCTTTTTGTAGAAAAAGGCTGCACCGGCCGTTTCAAGTAGTGCCGCGGCCTTTTTTCTTTTCCATTTCCTTTCTGATGACGTTCGACGAACTCAATCTAATTCCGCCCATCCTGCGTGCCCTGCACGAGGAAGGCTACACCACTCCCACGCCCATTCAGCAGCAAGCCATTCCGCATGTGCTCGACGGGCGCGACCTGCTGGGCGTGGCCCAAACCGGCACCGGCAAAACCGCGGCCTTCACCGTGCCCATCCTCCAGATTCTGAGCCAGACGGCCAAGCTGGAAAATCATTCCCACTCCCGGATCCGCTGCATGGTGCTCACCCCTACCCGGGAGCTGGCCATTCAGATCGGGGAAAGCTTTGCCGCCTACGGCCGCCACTTGCCGTTGCGCCACACCGTAATTTTCGGCGGCGTGGGTCAGCTGCCCCAAACCAACGCGCTAAAGCGCGGCGTGGAGGTGCTCATTGCCACCCCCGGCCGCCTGCTCGATTTGATGAACCAGGGCTTCGTGGATCTGCGCCACATCGAAGTATTCGTGCTCGATGAGGCCGACCGCATGCTCGACATGGGCTTTATCAACGACATCAAGCGGATTCTGCCCAAACTGCCGACCTCGCGCCAGACGCTGTTCTTCTCGGCCACCATGCCCGGCGCCATTCAGGAGCTGGCCGGCTCGATTCTGAAGCCGAACCCGGTGAAAGTGGCCGTAACGCCCGTTTCGAGCACCGCCGACACCATTACCCAATCGGTGTACATGGTGCAGAAAAACGACAAGCCCGAGCTGCTCGAGCATATCCTCAAGGATAAGGGCATCAAGCGCGTGCTCGTCTTCACCCGCACCAAGCACGGTGCCGATAAAGTGGTCAAGACCCTGGCCAAGGCCAACATTCCGGCCGAAGCCATTCACGGCAACAAGTCCCAGAACCACCGGCAGCGGGCCTTGTCCAACTTCAAAGCCGGCAGCACCCGCGTGCTGGTCGCCACCGACATTGCCGCCCGCGGCATCGACGTGGACGAGCTGACCCACGTAATCAACTACGAAATTCCCAACGAGCCCGAGACCTACGTGCACCGCATCGGCCGCACCGGCCGGGCCGGCGCCAACGGCGTGGCTCTGTCCTTCTGCGACGAGGAAGAGCGGGCCTACCTGCAGGATATCCAGAAGCTGATTCGCCGCCAGATTCCGGTGGTTTCGGATCATCCCTTCTTCAGCGTGTTCGTGGTGCCTGTGCCCCTGACCGGCGGCCCGGCCATTCAACGGCCTAAAGGCCCCGCGGGGCGGGCTCCCCGGCCCGGTCGCGGCGGGGAAGCCCGGCCACCCCGCGCGGCGGGTGCGGGCCCGGGTTCGGGTCGCTCCGGCGGTGGCAATTCGGCGGGCCGTAGTGAGTCGCGCCCCGCCGCTTCCAGTGGCGGGAGCCGCTCCTCTTCGGCCAATGCCAACCGGCCGGCCGGTGAGCGGACGCCCGGCAGCGGTAGTGGCAACGGCGGCCAGCGCCGGCGTTTCCGCGGCAACGGCGGGGGCCGCTAAGGCTGCCAACGCGCCCTTATAACTAGCAAAAGCCCGAACCAGCCCTTGGTTCGGGCTTTTGCTTTGGGCTCAGTTCCGTTTTGCTGGCTGGACAAGCAGGAGCTTTCACTTTTCCCGGCCGGGCTAGACTCAGTTTTGAAACAAAAAAAGTTGTTCTCGGCTTATTAAGCAGTCGGCGGCTTACACGCTTTCCGCTTCACTCATAACTTCGTATTTGTATGGCCCAGAGCACATTTCCGGTAATTCAGGCCCTGCGCGACACTGCCCAGCGCCTGGCCACGCAAGCGCCCTACCAGTGGGGCCACATGGGTAGCTGCAACTGCGGCCACCTGGCCCAGACCATTACGCAACTGACCAAGGCCGAAATTCACGCCCGGGCCATGCAGCGCTACGGCGACTGGGAGCGGCAGCTGCTTGATTACTGCCCTACCAGCGGCCTGCCCATCGACCAGACCATCGACGAAATGCTGGCCCTGGGCTTTACCCGCACCGATTTGACCCACCTGGAGCGGCTGTCGGACCCGACTATCCGGGCCGCCATGCCTTTTGAGCGCCGCAACGCCTTACGCCATAACTACC
Proteins encoded in this region:
- a CDS encoding NUDIX domain-containing protein, producing MNITDRKILHDGFYKLTQLLVQDGPEQLKRERFEPGSAVAALVFDTQKQRYVFVRQFRVGSESELLEIPAGMLDKQGEDPEQAIRREIQEELGYEVDQLTFIRNFYSSPGGSAEQLWLYYAEVSRQTGAGGGVADEHENIDVVLLSYDELVAEPWQDAKTLIAAQWVQLQ
- a CDS encoding DEAD/DEAH box helicase, yielding MTFDELNLIPPILRALHEEGYTTPTPIQQQAIPHVLDGRDLLGVAQTGTGKTAAFTVPILQILSQTAKLENHSHSRIRCMVLTPTRELAIQIGESFAAYGRHLPLRHTVIFGGVGQLPQTNALKRGVEVLIATPGRLLDLMNQGFVDLRHIEVFVLDEADRMLDMGFINDIKRILPKLPTSRQTLFFSATMPGAIQELAGSILKPNPVKVAVTPVSSTADTITQSVYMVQKNDKPELLEHILKDKGIKRVLVFTRTKHGADKVVKTLAKANIPAEAIHGNKSQNHRQRALSNFKAGSTRVLVATDIAARGIDVDELTHVINYEIPNEPETYVHRIGRTGRAGANGVALSFCDEEERAYLQDIQKLIRRQIPVVSDHPFFSVFVVPVPLTGGPAIQRPKGPAGRAPRPGRGGEARPPRAAGAGPGSGRSGGGNSAGRSESRPAASSGGSRSSSANANRPAGERTPGSGSGNGGQRRRFRGNGGGR